The following are from one region of the Leucobacter sp. Psy1 genome:
- a CDS encoding DNA alkylation repair protein — protein MPFADELIGRDVALQLRQSLRAVAPAAEFGALALAADGLADLSLRERADLLRDAILADVPGDFAVLARTVRAAQDRDPEFTGWMIWPVTSAVATRGIGEGTDAFDDAMELLSELTGRLTAEFAIRILLRHDLDRALATMLAWTGSPDEHVRRLASEGARPYLPWAVRVPEILARPGVTIQILDALYLDDSEYVRRSVANHLNDLSRDHADLVVETARRWIGDGVASTPALVRHALRTLVKRRDPGALAVLGFAPANIAVDGPHLDRTAVEWSGEVRFSAVLRNDGSEAARIAVDYVVHHRRANGRLAAKVFKLTIAELAPGEEIRVERTHSFRPITTRRYYPGEHGIALQINGTATPLVAFELQPE, from the coding sequence ATGCCTTTCGCCGACGAACTCATCGGGCGCGATGTCGCCCTCCAGTTGAGACAGTCCCTCCGCGCGGTCGCTCCCGCAGCGGAGTTCGGTGCGCTCGCGCTCGCCGCCGATGGGCTGGCGGACCTGTCCCTCAGGGAGCGGGCGGACCTGCTGCGCGACGCGATCCTCGCCGACGTGCCTGGCGACTTCGCGGTGCTCGCGCGAACGGTGCGCGCCGCTCAGGATCGCGATCCCGAGTTCACGGGGTGGATGATCTGGCCGGTGACGAGCGCGGTCGCCACGCGGGGCATCGGCGAGGGAACGGACGCTTTCGACGATGCCATGGAGCTGCTCTCGGAGTTGACCGGGCGCCTCACCGCAGAGTTCGCGATTCGCATCCTGCTGCGACACGATCTGGATCGTGCACTCGCGACGATGCTCGCGTGGACCGGGTCACCCGATGAGCACGTGCGTCGCCTCGCGAGCGAGGGGGCGCGTCCGTACTTGCCGTGGGCGGTCAGGGTGCCGGAGATCCTCGCACGACCGGGGGTGACGATACAGATCCTCGATGCGCTGTACCTGGACGACAGCGAGTACGTGCGCCGATCCGTCGCGAATCATCTGAACGACCTCAGCCGGGACCATGCCGATCTCGTCGTCGAGACGGCCCGGCGATGGATCGGTGACGGGGTCGCGAGCACCCCGGCGCTGGTGCGGCACGCACTCCGCACGCTCGTGAAGCGCCGGGATCCCGGCGCGCTCGCAGTGCTCGGCTTCGCTCCGGCGAACATCGCAGTCGATGGTCCGCATCTCGATCGCACCGCCGTGGAGTGGAGCGGTGAGGTGCGGTTCTCCGCGGTGCTCCGCAACGACGGCTCGGAGGCGGCGAGGATCGCGGTCGACTACGTGGTGCACCACCGTCGTGCCAACGGGAGGCTCGCCGCCAAGGTCTTCAAGCTGACGATCGCGGAACTCGCACCTGGTGAGGAGATCCGGGTCGAGCGGACACACTCGTTCCGGCCCATCACGACCCGGAGGTACTATCCCGGGGAGCACGGGATCGCACTTCAGATCAATGGAACCGCGACCCCGCTCGTCGCCTTCGAGCTGCAGCCCGAGTGA
- a CDS encoding DUF1801 domain-containing protein, which translates to MSASAPAMSPTGTPVSEVLDRARGPRRPEVDDLLALFGDLTGERPVVWAGRIIGFGEVEYRYESGHGGRMPLLAFAPGASKHTVYLVSDFAEKWPDLLERLGTHRASTACLYFTRLSGIDRDVLRELLERTLAETRASSA; encoded by the coding sequence GTGTCAGCATCAGCACCCGCCATGTCTCCCACCGGCACTCCCGTCTCGGAGGTCCTGGATCGCGCCCGCGGGCCCCGACGCCCCGAAGTCGACGACCTGCTCGCACTGTTTGGCGACCTCACGGGAGAGCGCCCAGTGGTGTGGGCGGGCCGCATCATCGGGTTCGGAGAAGTCGAGTACCGTTACGAGAGCGGGCACGGCGGGCGCATGCCCCTGCTCGCCTTCGCGCCTGGCGCGTCGAAGCACACCGTCTACCTCGTCAGCGACTTCGCCGAGAAGTGGCCCGACCTGCTCGAGAGGCTCGGAACGCACCGTGCCAGCACGGCCTGCCTCTACTTCACCCGCCTCAGCGGAATCGATCGAGATGTGCTGCGCGAGCTGCTCGAACGGACGCTGGCTGAGACTCGGGCCTCGTCCGCCTGA
- a CDS encoding dihydrofolate reductase family protein, with amino-acid sequence MSRTRVHNLFVSTDGYAAGDHVTFEKPIGDAAALFSRFDGRVIHGVHGAAAPVTVDRALFSMWGQGIGAEIMGRKKFGPQTGEWPEDGWNGWWGDAPPFETPVFVLTHYPRPSVSFENGTSFHFIDATPEEALRQAREAADGQDVRLGGGPSSISEFLQADLVDFLHFITIPVVLGTGVRVWDHLAGLESRFDVESVSTASGLTHHLWNRATRD; translated from the coding sequence ATGTCACGGACGCGCGTTCACAACCTCTTCGTCTCAACCGACGGCTACGCCGCAGGAGATCACGTCACCTTCGAGAAGCCGATCGGCGATGCAGCGGCCCTCTTCTCCCGATTCGACGGACGCGTGATCCACGGAGTCCACGGGGCCGCCGCACCGGTCACGGTGGACCGGGCCCTGTTCAGCATGTGGGGGCAGGGCATCGGAGCCGAGATCATGGGGCGCAAGAAGTTCGGCCCTCAAACCGGCGAGTGGCCGGAGGACGGCTGGAACGGCTGGTGGGGTGACGCACCGCCGTTCGAGACACCCGTGTTCGTGCTCACCCACTACCCGCGCCCCTCGGTCTCGTTCGAGAACGGGACGAGCTTCCACTTCATCGACGCGACGCCGGAAGAGGCACTGCGGCAAGCGCGAGAGGCCGCCGATGGCCAGGACGTCCGCCTCGGGGGCGGGCCTTCGTCGATCAGCGAGTTCCTGCAGGCCGACCTGGTCGACTTTCTCCACTTCATCACCATTCCGGTGGTACTCGGCACGGGCGTGAGGGTCTGGGACCACCTCGCCGGACTCGAGTCCCGCTTCGACGTCGAATCTGTGAGCACGGCGAGCGGCCTCACCCACCATCTCTGGAATCGCGCGACGCGCGACTGA
- a CDS encoding SRPBCC family protein: MIHLETRIAAPREACFALNLSVDAHTSSMGSSRERAIAGVTAGQMRQGDTVTWRATHFGVPWRLTSLISECEAPHRFVDEQVEGPFAHWRHEHHFEERGSVTVMRDIIDFAAPWGPLGRLADRLVLDRYMRSLIVERNAWLKTELEQTTPPGPLRNRGAAS; encoded by the coding sequence ATGATCCACCTGGAGACCCGTATTGCGGCTCCGCGAGAGGCATGTTTCGCATTGAATCTGTCGGTCGACGCCCACACCTCGTCGATGGGGAGCTCCCGAGAGCGCGCTATCGCGGGTGTCACGGCGGGACAGATGCGTCAGGGAGACACGGTCACCTGGCGCGCCACCCACTTCGGGGTGCCCTGGCGGTTGACTTCCCTGATCTCGGAGTGCGAGGCACCGCATCGATTCGTCGACGAGCAGGTTGAGGGGCCGTTCGCGCACTGGCGGCACGAGCATCACTTCGAGGAGCGCGGATCAGTGACCGTGATGCGGGACATCATCGACTTCGCCGCCCCGTGGGGCCCGCTCGGGCGCCTGGCAGACAGGCTCGTCCTGGACCGCTATATGCGGTCCCTCATCGTAGAGCGCAACGCCTGGCTCAAGACGGAGCTGGAGCAGACCACGCCTCCCGGTCCACTGCGAAATCGAGGTGCGGCATCGTGA
- a CDS encoding GNAT family N-acetyltransferase: protein MSVILETPRLQLRELTFVDRQALCGILQDETTMTAYEGAFDDHAVDEWLARMLDRYRTDGIGLWAAIDRASGDLVGQCGLTRQTTPEGTVVEVGYIFNRAVWGRGLATEAARASVAHGFAHLEVDAVHAHVRDTNIASMNVAIRLGMTVRGRFEKHYRGVTMPHLDFAVDREAWSAPAPS, encoded by the coding sequence GTGAGCGTCATCCTGGAGACGCCGCGCCTGCAGTTGCGCGAACTGACGTTCGTCGACCGGCAGGCGCTGTGCGGCATCCTGCAAGACGAAACGACGATGACCGCGTACGAGGGCGCATTCGACGACCACGCCGTCGACGAGTGGCTCGCACGCATGCTCGATCGGTACCGCACCGACGGGATCGGGCTCTGGGCTGCGATCGACCGAGCGTCCGGCGACCTCGTCGGCCAGTGCGGGCTGACGCGCCAGACCACCCCTGAGGGCACGGTCGTCGAGGTCGGTTACATCTTCAACCGCGCCGTCTGGGGTCGCGGTCTCGCCACGGAAGCGGCACGGGCCAGCGTCGCGCACGGGTTCGCGCACCTCGAAGTGGACGCGGTGCACGCGCACGTGCGCGACACCAACATCGCGTCGATGAACGTGGCGATCAGGCTCGGCATGACGGTGCGCGGGCGCTTCGAGAAGCACTACCGCGGTGTCACGATGCCGCACCTCGATTTCGCAGTGGACCGGGAGGCGTGGTCTGCTCCAGCTCCGTCTTGA